Proteins encoded within one genomic window of Esox lucius isolate fEsoLuc1 chromosome 12, fEsoLuc1.pri, whole genome shotgun sequence:
- the ptpdc1b gene encoding protein tyrosine phosphatase domain-containing protein 1 isoform X1: MFVFVPLSQGTAMAVEVCLSVQSYDTPSSDKQWSTVEYLAHMESFRTPRSKVTLVGEVIRHVIPGPTQCSLGCGGQNCKYENPDRWSEENQAIRGLYSSWVTENLLAMARPSTVLIEKYNIIDQFQRCGLKTVINLQIPGEHASCGPNALESESGFSYRPEVFMENGIYFYNFGWNDYGVGSLTSILDMVKVMSFAMQEGKMAVHCHAGLGRTGVLLACFLVFATRMTADQAIVFVRSKRPNSVQTRGQLYCVREFAQFLVPVRSIFSCAEPRTNPFTLSQFLTRQRHMLHGYERRELRHLPKIIQVVCKLLLDIADNRQVIEEDVLDVADLTPEEEMEFERYRDYGFNKGSFGGGILGGQPRLPGLPTRPRHANEPPLFYHRKSLSYSESDLHRLGSELNLPTLPLTYSLSASNVPVVCSPSLNSLPTVPATYRQRSTTCDSQDRSLTHGSLWEQKSLSEVSPLLRKTQKVLQRSESDCNPRQKNYNMLFRWKEGQRAKLVANGNVSQPTPFEDSEVPFIILQTELSKEARRLLVAQSLAVDLELDGEEEHKERLHAWQSELNMGGAWDRLCTLERDPFVLSGLMWTWLEQLKEPVISVKDVQNLDINNSDPANPAAVFKTLDMAPREMLMCIMGCMANVLTIPEEVETAFLDRTIKAFTKIEKGSAVYPSMTEILRLVLHDLRLTAIEKDEVPFIPPIPAVLIP; the protein is encoded by the exons atgtttgtgtttgtcccTCTGTCCCAAGGCACTGCCATGGCAGTGGAAGTCTGCTTGAGTGTTCAGTCATACGACACCCCATCATCAGACAAGCAGTGGAGTACCGTGGAGTACCTCGCCCACATGGAGTCGT TCAGGACCCCAAGGTCGAAGGTCACATTGGTGGGGGAGGTGATACGCCACGTCATCCCTGGACCCACACAGTGCTCCCTAGGCTGCGGGGGTCAGAACTGCAAGTATGAGAACCCTGACCGCTGGAGCGAGGAGAACCAGGCCATCAGAGGCCTCTACTCCTCCTG GGTCACAGAGAATCTACTGGCAATGGCCAGGCCCTCTACTGTTCTCATAGAGAAGTACAACATCATTGACCAATTTCAAAG atgtggcCTGAAGACAGTGATAAACCTCCAGATACCAGGGGAACACGCCAGCTGTGGTCCCAATGCACTGGAATCAGAGAGTGGATTCTCCTACCGACCAGAAGTCTTCATGGAGAATGGCA TATATTTCTACAACTTTGGTTGGAATGACTACGGAGTGGGATCCCTCACATCGATTCTGGACATGGTGAAGGTCATGTCATTTGCCATGCAGGAAGGGAAGATGGCTGTCCACTGTCACGCTGGCCTGGGAAGGACAG GTGTGTTGTTGGCATGTTTCCTGGTGTTCGCCACAAGGATGACCGCCGACCAAGCCATCGTGTTTGTGCGTTCCAAACGACCCAACTCGGTCCAGACCAGAGGTCAGCTGTATTGCGTACGGGAGTTTGCCCAGTTCCTGGTCCCTGTACGGAGTATTTTCTCCTGTGCTGAGCCAAGAACCAACCCTTTCACCCTGTCCCAGTTTCTGACCCGCCAGAGACACATGCTACACGGCTACGAACGGCGGGAGCTCCGACACCTGCCCAAAATTATCCAGGTGGTCTGCAAACTGCTGCTCGACATTGCAGACAACCGCCAGGTCATCGAAGAGGACGTGCTCGACGTCGCTGACCTGACACctgaggaggagatggagttTGAGCGTTACCGCGACTACGGCTTCAACAAAGGCAGCTTTGGGGGGGGTATCCTGGGGGGTCAGCCACGCTTGCCGGGACTCCCAACCAGACCCAGGCACGCCAACGAACCACCACTGTTCTACCACCGGAAGAGCCTGAGCTACAGTGAGTCAGACCTGCACAGGCTGGGCTCAGAGCTCAACCTACCGACCTTACCTCTCACCTATTCTCTGTCCGCCAGCAATGTGCCTGTGGTCTGTTCTCCCTCGTTAAACTCTCTGCCGACGGTCCCGGCAACATACAGGCAGAGAAGCACCACCTGCGACTCCCAAGATAGATCCCTAACCCACGGCTCCCTCTGGGAGCAGAAGAGCCTTTCAGAGGTGTCCCCACTTCTAAGGAAGACCCAGAAAGTCTTGCAGCGCAGCGAGTCCGATTGCAACCCCAGGCAGAAGAACTACAACATGCTGTTTAGGTGGAAGGAGGGGCAGAGGGCCAAGCTAGTGGCCAATGGGAATGTGTCCCAGCCGACTCCGTTTGAGGATTCCGAGGTGCCCTTCATCATCCTCCAGACAGAGCTGTCCAAGGAGGCCAGGAGGCTACTGGTGGCCCAGTCCCTGGCCGTGGACCTGGAGCTAGATGGAGAAGAGGAGCACAAAGAAAGATTGCACGCCTGGCAG TCAGAACTGAACATGGGAGGGGCATGGGACAGGCTGTGTACTTTGGAAAGGGACCCATTTGTGCTGTCTGGACTGATGTGGACCTGGCTGGAGCAGCTGAAGGAGCCAGTTATCTCGGTCAAGGATGTCCAGAATCTGGACATTAACAACAGCGACCCTGCAAACCCAGCGGCTGTCTTCAAAACACTGGACATG GCTCCCAGGGAGATGCTGATGTGCATCATGGGCTGTATGGCAAATGTTCTAACAATaccagaggaggtggagactgCCTTCTTGGACCGCACCATCAAGGCTTTCACAAAG ATTGAAAAAGGATCAGCGGTGTATCCGAGCATGACAGAGATACTAAGGCTGGTGCTACATGACTTGAGATTAACAGCCATAGAGAAGGACGAGGTTCCATTCATTCCTCCTATCCCTGCAGTACTAATACCATAA
- the ptpdc1b gene encoding protein tyrosine phosphatase domain-containing protein 1 isoform X2 → MAVEVCLSVQSYDTPSSDKQWSTVEYLAHMESFRTPRSKVTLVGEVIRHVIPGPTQCSLGCGGQNCKYENPDRWSEENQAIRGLYSSWVTENLLAMARPSTVLIEKYNIIDQFQRCGLKTVINLQIPGEHASCGPNALESESGFSYRPEVFMENGIYFYNFGWNDYGVGSLTSILDMVKVMSFAMQEGKMAVHCHAGLGRTGVLLACFLVFATRMTADQAIVFVRSKRPNSVQTRGQLYCVREFAQFLVPVRSIFSCAEPRTNPFTLSQFLTRQRHMLHGYERRELRHLPKIIQVVCKLLLDIADNRQVIEEDVLDVADLTPEEEMEFERYRDYGFNKGSFGGGILGGQPRLPGLPTRPRHANEPPLFYHRKSLSYSESDLHRLGSELNLPTLPLTYSLSASNVPVVCSPSLNSLPTVPATYRQRSTTCDSQDRSLTHGSLWEQKSLSEVSPLLRKTQKVLQRSESDCNPRQKNYNMLFRWKEGQRAKLVANGNVSQPTPFEDSEVPFIILQTELSKEARRLLVAQSLAVDLELDGEEEHKERLHAWQSELNMGGAWDRLCTLERDPFVLSGLMWTWLEQLKEPVISVKDVQNLDINNSDPANPAAVFKTLDMAPREMLMCIMGCMANVLTIPEEVETAFLDRTIKAFTKIEKGSAVYPSMTEILRLVLHDLRLTAIEKDEVPFIPPIPAVLIP, encoded by the exons ATGGCAGTGGAAGTCTGCTTGAGTGTTCAGTCATACGACACCCCATCATCAGACAAGCAGTGGAGTACCGTGGAGTACCTCGCCCACATGGAGTCGT TCAGGACCCCAAGGTCGAAGGTCACATTGGTGGGGGAGGTGATACGCCACGTCATCCCTGGACCCACACAGTGCTCCCTAGGCTGCGGGGGTCAGAACTGCAAGTATGAGAACCCTGACCGCTGGAGCGAGGAGAACCAGGCCATCAGAGGCCTCTACTCCTCCTG GGTCACAGAGAATCTACTGGCAATGGCCAGGCCCTCTACTGTTCTCATAGAGAAGTACAACATCATTGACCAATTTCAAAG atgtggcCTGAAGACAGTGATAAACCTCCAGATACCAGGGGAACACGCCAGCTGTGGTCCCAATGCACTGGAATCAGAGAGTGGATTCTCCTACCGACCAGAAGTCTTCATGGAGAATGGCA TATATTTCTACAACTTTGGTTGGAATGACTACGGAGTGGGATCCCTCACATCGATTCTGGACATGGTGAAGGTCATGTCATTTGCCATGCAGGAAGGGAAGATGGCTGTCCACTGTCACGCTGGCCTGGGAAGGACAG GTGTGTTGTTGGCATGTTTCCTGGTGTTCGCCACAAGGATGACCGCCGACCAAGCCATCGTGTTTGTGCGTTCCAAACGACCCAACTCGGTCCAGACCAGAGGTCAGCTGTATTGCGTACGGGAGTTTGCCCAGTTCCTGGTCCCTGTACGGAGTATTTTCTCCTGTGCTGAGCCAAGAACCAACCCTTTCACCCTGTCCCAGTTTCTGACCCGCCAGAGACACATGCTACACGGCTACGAACGGCGGGAGCTCCGACACCTGCCCAAAATTATCCAGGTGGTCTGCAAACTGCTGCTCGACATTGCAGACAACCGCCAGGTCATCGAAGAGGACGTGCTCGACGTCGCTGACCTGACACctgaggaggagatggagttTGAGCGTTACCGCGACTACGGCTTCAACAAAGGCAGCTTTGGGGGGGGTATCCTGGGGGGTCAGCCACGCTTGCCGGGACTCCCAACCAGACCCAGGCACGCCAACGAACCACCACTGTTCTACCACCGGAAGAGCCTGAGCTACAGTGAGTCAGACCTGCACAGGCTGGGCTCAGAGCTCAACCTACCGACCTTACCTCTCACCTATTCTCTGTCCGCCAGCAATGTGCCTGTGGTCTGTTCTCCCTCGTTAAACTCTCTGCCGACGGTCCCGGCAACATACAGGCAGAGAAGCACCACCTGCGACTCCCAAGATAGATCCCTAACCCACGGCTCCCTCTGGGAGCAGAAGAGCCTTTCAGAGGTGTCCCCACTTCTAAGGAAGACCCAGAAAGTCTTGCAGCGCAGCGAGTCCGATTGCAACCCCAGGCAGAAGAACTACAACATGCTGTTTAGGTGGAAGGAGGGGCAGAGGGCCAAGCTAGTGGCCAATGGGAATGTGTCCCAGCCGACTCCGTTTGAGGATTCCGAGGTGCCCTTCATCATCCTCCAGACAGAGCTGTCCAAGGAGGCCAGGAGGCTACTGGTGGCCCAGTCCCTGGCCGTGGACCTGGAGCTAGATGGAGAAGAGGAGCACAAAGAAAGATTGCACGCCTGGCAG TCAGAACTGAACATGGGAGGGGCATGGGACAGGCTGTGTACTTTGGAAAGGGACCCATTTGTGCTGTCTGGACTGATGTGGACCTGGCTGGAGCAGCTGAAGGAGCCAGTTATCTCGGTCAAGGATGTCCAGAATCTGGACATTAACAACAGCGACCCTGCAAACCCAGCGGCTGTCTTCAAAACACTGGACATG GCTCCCAGGGAGATGCTGATGTGCATCATGGGCTGTATGGCAAATGTTCTAACAATaccagaggaggtggagactgCCTTCTTGGACCGCACCATCAAGGCTTTCACAAAG ATTGAAAAAGGATCAGCGGTGTATCCGAGCATGACAGAGATACTAAGGCTGGTGCTACATGACTTGAGATTAACAGCCATAGAGAAGGACGAGGTTCCATTCATTCCTCCTATCCCTGCAGTACTAATACCATAA